The genomic interval CCCTGCCCCGTCAGCCGGCCGGCGACGACGGAGGCGGTGCGCTTCTCCTGGAAGGCGAGTTCGGGATGGGCGTGCAGGTCCTTGTACACGTACTCCAGGTCCGGAAGCAGACTGTCCAGATCATCGAAGATCGCAGGCATGGATCGTCCCCCTACTGTCGATGGCGTGGGTGGCACGGCGGTTGGCGGCGGGGCCGGCGGGCTGAGGGGATCCGGGACGGACCGGGCGGGCCCTGCGGCAGGGCTGCGGCAGGACCCGCGGGACGGGCCGGAGGACCGGACGGGGCGTCAGGTGCGCTCGGCGCGCACCGGTGCCCGGTCGGGCGGCGCCGGGAGGGTGACGGCGGGCGTGGAGAGCCGGGCCCACTGCGCGAGCCCCACGCACACGAGCACCAGCACCGCGGCGCCGAGGGTCCACGAGTCGATCGACTCACCCAGCAGCCACGCGGCCCAGCCCACCGTCATCAGCGGCTGGAGCAGCTGCATCTGGCTGCCCCGGGTGACACCGACCCGGGCCAGCCCCGGGTACCAGGCGCAGAAGCCCAGGAACATCGAGAAGAGCGACACATAGCCGAGCCCCAGCAGCGACTGCCCGCCGATGTCGTGCGGCGGTGACACCACGACGGACACCACGGTGATCGGCAGCGTGAGCGGCAGCGAGAGCACCAGGCCCCAGGAGATCACCTGCCAGCCCGGCATGGACTTCGACAGCTTCCCGCCCTCCGCGTAGCCGAGGCCGCCGGTGACGAGCGAGCCGATCAGGAAGAGGTCCGCCAGGCCGAAGCCGCCGATGCCGTGCCGCAGCGAGTAGGCCACGATGACGGCCGCGCCGGCGGCCGAGGCCCACCAGAACAGCGCGCTCGGCCGCTCGTTGCCCAGCAGCCGGCCGCACGCGGCGGTGGCCAGCGGCAGCAGCCCGGTGACGACCGCGGCGTGCGCCGAGGTCACGTGCTCCAGGGCCAGTGCCGTGAAGATGGGATAGCCCGCCACGACGCCCACGCCGACGAGGAGCAGCGACGTCATGTGCCGGCGCTCGGGCAGCTTGACGCCCTTGATCATCAGACAGGCGCCCGCGATCGCCGCCGCGATGACGGCCCGCCCGATGCCGATCGTCCACGCGTTGAACGAGGGCAGGGCCTTCTGCGTCGCCGGGAACGTCAGCGAGAAGGCCAGCACCCCGATTCCCGCGAGCACGAGTCCTACGCCGTTGCTGGACTTGGATGTGGTGACGGGTTGCATGCATCTTCCTATCGCTCTCGCAGGACTTGCCCTCAGCCCAGGTGATCGCCCCGCGCACCCATCATGGGAGGGAAGTCCGCACGGGCGGGGGCCTGGCCGGGGCCATGATCAGGGCGTGCCCGGTGTCGGCCAGAGCCGTGGTCGGCGCTCCGCGACGGGCCACCTCCCCGCGCGGAGCGCCCCTCCCACGGCGGGGCCCCGCCGGCACCGGGGGTGTATGCCGGCGGGGCTCCCGCGGACCACGGTAGGCAGGTCGGACCGGCCGGAACCCTAGCCAATGCGGGGGAGGTGGTCTGGTTTCGGCGGCGGGTTCCGGCCGGTGGGGGCCGTGACGTCGTCAGTTCTGCCGGTAGGTGGCCAGGAACGAGCCGATGCGCGTCACCGCGTCCGTCAGCTCCTCGGCGCCGGGCAGCGTGACCAGGCGGAAGTGGTCCGGCGTCGGGAGGTTGAAGCCGGTCCCCTGCACCACCAGGATCTGCTCCTGCCGGAGCAGGTCGAGCACGAACTGCCGGTCGTCCTCGATCGGGTGCACCGACCGGTCCAGTTTCGGGAACGCGTACAGCGCGCCCTTGGGTTTGACGCAGCTGACGCCCGGGATGTCCCCGAGGGCCCGCCAGGCCGCGTCGCGCTGGGCGAGCAGCCGCCCGCCGGGCAGCACCAGGTCCTCGATGGACTGCCGGCCGCCCAGCGCGGTGGCGATGGCGTGCTGCGAGGGCATGTTGGGGCACAGCCGCATGTTGGCCAGGATGGTCAGGCCCTCCAGGTACTCCCGGGCGTGGGCCTTGGGGCCGCTGACCGCCATCCAGCCGGCCCGGTAGCCGCACACCCGGTAGGACTTCGACAGGCCGTTGAACGTCAGGCACAGCAGGTCGGGCGCGAGGCTCGCGAGCGGGGTGTGGGTGGCGCCGTCGTAGAGGATCTTGTCGTAGATCTCGTCGGCGCAGAGCACCAGTTGGTGCCGGGCGGCGATGCCGACGATCCCGCGCAGCAGCTCCTCGTCGTAGACCGCGCCGGTGGGGTTGTTCGGGTTGATCAGGACGATCGCCTTGGTGCGGTCGCTCACCTTGGCCTCGATGTCCGCGAGGTCCGGGAACCAGTCGGCCCCCTCGTCGCAGCGGTAGTGCACCGGGCGCCCGCCCGACAGGCTGACGGAGGCGGTCCACAAGGGGTAGTCCGGCGCCGGGACGAGCACCTCGTCGCCGTCGTCCAGCAGCGCCTGCATGGACATCTGGATGAGCTCGGAGCACCCGTTGCCCAGGTAGA from Streptomyces albireticuli carries:
- a CDS encoding DMT family transporter, coding for MQPVTTSKSSNGVGLVLAGIGVLAFSLTFPATQKALPSFNAWTIGIGRAVIAAAIAGACLMIKGVKLPERRHMTSLLLVGVGVVAGYPIFTALALEHVTSAHAAVVTGLLPLATAACGRLLGNERPSALFWWASAAGAAVIVAYSLRHGIGGFGLADLFLIGSLVTGGLGYAEGGKLSKSMPGWQVISWGLVLSLPLTLPITVVSVVVSPPHDIGGQSLLGLGYVSLFSMFLGFCAWYPGLARVGVTRGSQMQLLQPLMTVGWAAWLLGESIDSWTLGAAVLVLVCVGLAQWARLSTPAVTLPAPPDRAPVRAERT
- a CDS encoding pyridoxal phosphate-dependent aminotransferase, producing the protein MTTHSANRLITVVPDDTPRGGRRPVPLRRLGQSAKLADVCYDIRGPVLQEAMRLERAGRRILKLNTGNPAAFGFEAPPEIVQDIQEALASAHGYGDAQGLPAARRAVVQHYETRGVGGMDIEDVYLGNGCSELIQMSMQALLDDGDEVLVPAPDYPLWTASVSLSGGRPVHYRCDEGADWFPDLADIEAKVSDRTKAIVLINPNNPTGAVYDEELLRGIVGIAARHQLVLCADEIYDKILYDGATHTPLASLAPDLLCLTFNGLSKSYRVCGYRAGWMAVSGPKAHAREYLEGLTILANMRLCPNMPSQHAIATALGGRQSIEDLVLPGGRLLAQRDAAWRALGDIPGVSCVKPKGALYAFPKLDRSVHPIEDDRQFVLDLLRQEQILVVQGTGFNLPTPDHFRLVTLPGAEELTDAVTRIGSFLATYRQN